The DNA window TTCAAACCAACAAGCCGAACGCTTTCAACACGCCTTACTAGATAACTTTACTCGCCTTCATCAAGACGACGACCCATTGCATTCATTAAACATTGCTATTGTTGGCGGTGGGGCAACAGGTGTTGAGCTCTCGGCTGAGCTGTATCATGTTTCTGACTTACTCAAAATATACGGTTTAACCAATATGTCGGCTAAGCGCTTACACATACACTTGATTGAAGCGGGCCCCCGCATTTTACCTGCGCTATCTGAGCGAATTGCCAGCTCAGCCAAACGTGAGTTATTAAGATTAGGGGTTATCGTACGAGAAAACACCCAAGTTAAACAAGCAACCGAGCATGGCTTTATCACAAACGGTGACGAGCAAATAAATGCGGATATTATGGTGTGGGCAGCAGGGGTAAAAGCCCCTGACTTCATTAAAGAGCTAGACATATTTGAGCTAACACGTAGCAATCAAATAAAAGTGAATGATTACTTACAAAGTAACCTAGACCCTCAAATATATGTGCTTGGTGATTGCTGCGCGTTTACCCAAGATGATGGGACGCAAGTGCCCCCACGCGCACAATCGGCGCATCAAATGGCGCAGTGCGTTGAAAAAAACCTGATTGCTACACTGCGTGAGCAACCCCTTAAGAAGTTTGAATATAACGACCATGGCTCACTGGTAAATTTATCGCGCTACAGCACGGTGGGCAGCTTAATGGGTAACCTAACCAGTAGTAGTTTTTTTATTGAAGGTAAAATTGCTCGCTTTATGTATATTTCATTATACAGAATGCATCAGCGCGCTATTCACGGCAGTGCCAAAACCTTTGCTTTATGGATCAGCGAAAAGGTGCTGCGTGTTGTGCGTCCTAAAATGAAGCTGCACTAGCCAAGATTAAAGACAGTGGTAATTTAAGTTATCACTGTCTTTAATCTTTAATATTAGCTATATAAAGTACATAAAAATTTTAAGGAACAGGCTATGTCG is part of the Pseudoalteromonas sp. DL-6 genome and encodes:
- a CDS encoding NAD(P)/FAD-dependent oxidoreductase → MDKTIPKIVIIGGGAGGLELATQLGHKLGKKQHANILLIDKNRTHIWKPLLHEVATGSIDADLDGVVYSAHAAKHHYNFQLGTFCNLDNNNKTITLSSLNDELGHQILPKRTVHYDHLVIAIGSVSNDFNTPGIKEHCFYLDSNQQAERFQHALLDNFTRLHQDDDPLHSLNIAIVGGGATGVELSAELYHVSDLLKIYGLTNMSAKRLHIHLIEAGPRILPALSERIASSAKRELLRLGVIVRENTQVKQATEHGFITNGDEQINADIMVWAAGVKAPDFIKELDIFELTRSNQIKVNDYLQSNLDPQIYVLGDCCAFTQDDGTQVPPRAQSAHQMAQCVEKNLIATLREQPLKKFEYNDHGSLVNLSRYSTVGSLMGNLTSSSFFIEGKIARFMYISLYRMHQRAIHGSAKTFALWISEKVLRVVRPKMKLH